The Candidatus Phytoplasma asteris DNA segment GCAAATTCTATTATAAAACCAACTTTTCTTAGTTGTTCTATTATTTTATGTTCAAAAAGATACTCAGATTTTGTAATGCATCCTATTTTAAGTTTTTTAGCAGTTTTATCTAGTTTTTGGACATATTTTTTAGCTTGTAAAAAGTTTGTTGGATAAGCATCTAATTCGTTATCGAATCCTTTCAAGGTTTCTGGCAAAAAAGTTTTTAATTTTTGAGCAGGGATTTCCAAATCAGATATTATTTTTTCAATATCTAACGACCAAGAAATAGCTTCTCTTGTTTCTAGAGAGGTTTTATCTTTATTAATGTATAAATATCTAGCTGAAACATCTTTATTTTCAACTACTTCAACACTATGGCTTAATTTATCTTTTATAATTTGAATTTTATGAGATGGATAATCCAGACAAGCGTCTAAAGAACCATTTTCTACTTGTTGTAAATTAGTATCATTATTTTTATTAATTTTGAAAATGATTGTTTTAGGACTGTCTTTAATTGTGTCTTTATTGTAATAATTATTAAATTTTTCCATTTTGATTTCATCATTTGATTTATATTCAATTAATTTATAAGGTCCAGTGCCAATTTGTAATCCTTTTTCTTCGTTTTCTTCTACAGCTTTTTTATTTAGGATTCTGATAAAATTACAAAAAGTAAAGTGCCAATAAGGTGTTTTTTCTTTTAATTCGATTTCAAATTCTATGTTGTTTATTCTTTTGATTGCTTTGATTTCTTCAAACTGAGGATGTTTATTTTTGTGTCCTCTTTCGATTGTAAATATAACATCATCAGTTGTTATATTTACGCCATTGTGAAATAAAATATCATCTCTAAGTTTAAACTTTAATAAAGTTTTGTCTTGGTTTTGATTTGCATCACTTTCAACTAATTTAGCTAATTTACTTATGATTTTACCTTCTTTTTCTTCTAATAAAGTGTCATGAACTAAACGTAAATATCTATTAGAATAAGTAGAAAAAGTGTTTTCTGGAGAAGTAATATCAAATCCTTGGATATCTGATATAACAGCTATTTTAATTGTGTCTTTATCGTCTTCATGTTTTTTGCTTGGGAATAAATGCCACCACAAAATGATTAAAATTATAAATGTTAAAACTCCAACACTTATATATATATTTTTATTTTTTTTCATTCATTTTGATTTGTTTTTACTTTCCTAATTATTTAATTATAAATCTATTTATTATTTATTGAATATTTTTTTATTTACTTAATTGGACTTTTGTAAAATCAGTTCTTGTGAAAAGATCACATTTAAGACCTTGGACTTTTTTGCTTGTTAAGAAATATATGTTTTGTTGATAAAAAGGAACAACATATTTCTTTTGGTCTAAATGAGTTTGAATTTGTTGAATTTTTTGTACGTAAGTACTTAAATCTATATTTGTTTGAGATTGTTCTAAAAGATCTTTTAGTGTTTGGTCTCCTGAAATATGAGCCCAAGTTCCTTGGGTAGAATCCCCCTCTTTTTTTGGTGTCATATAATCTGTTAAAACTTTATGACCGTATGCCATTTCATGCATATCACTCATAAACAAAATGTCATAATCTCCTTTTTTTAAATTTGTTTTGAATGTATTAAATTCTGGTATGTCTAATGTTACTTCAAAACCTACTTCTTGTAGTTGTTCTTTTATTTTGTTTGCTACTTCTGGAGTTTCCTTAGCAGAAAAACCGAATTTAATTTTTTTATTTGGAAGTTGGCTAACTTGGTTTTTAACTTCTTGTGTGTTTGTATTATAAGCATATGAAATATTTGGATTATGACCTTTTTCTCCTTCGGGGATAAAAGTTTTTAAAGGTTTAACTGGTAATTCCAGTTGAGTAATTATTTTTTCAATATCTAAAGCTTGAGCAATTAATTTTCTTTTTTCAAGTTCAACTTTTTGATTATTCATCATTAAATAACTACATTTAACAGCGGCATTTTCAACAACTGTAATATCTTTTTGTTTTTTTGCATCGGCTACTTTATTTACTGGAAAGTCTAAGACAGCATCCACAGTCCCTGCGCTTAACTGTAATAAAGCTGTATCCTGATTAGAAATGGTTTTAAAAACGATTTCTTTTTGGCTGTTTTTTATTTTTTCTTTGTCAAAATATTTATCAAAAAGTTTTAAATTTATTACTTTTTCAGAAGAATCCCATGAAACTAATTGATAAGGACCTGAACCAACCTTAAGTCCTTCTAATTGATCTTTTGTTTGGTCTTGTTTAACTGCTTCTTGGCTTATTATTCTTTGCTTAGCGATGCTTTCATAGGCAAAAGCAGGGAATGCTTTAAGATTTAGTTTTACTTTTGTGCCGCCTTCTAATTCTTCAACTGATTCAATATTTTCATATTCATCGTGTTGTTTTCCTTTTGCTCTTTCAAAAGAAAATTTGACATCTTTTGCAGTTAATTTTTTACCGTTGTGAAATAAAACATCATCTCTGAGAGTAAAAACAACTGCATCTTCATTTTCCACTTTAAACCATGATTTAGCTACTTGAGGTAAAACATCGCCATTTTCATTTGTAGAAACTAAAGTAGAGTGGATGCAGTAAAACAATCTATCTCCTTGTGCACTTTGAGTGTGATCTTTATTTCCTGGGTCATAACCTACAATATCATTTGGCATTGCTACTACAAAATTATTTCTTGGGGGAGTTGTTTTAAAAAGCTTTTTGTAGACTACAAAACCCATTACAACAAATAAAATAACTTCTGCTCCTATAACTAATTGTTTTTTATATTTTTGTAATAATTGTTTAAAATTCATTTTTTTATTTCCTTTTTTGTTTGTGTTTTGAAAATAAAATTATTTTTATTATGAATAAAATTTTATTTACTTACTTTAACTTGGGTAAAATCAGTTCTTGTAAAAGGATCGCATGTAAGACCTTGAACTTTTTTACTCGTTAAAAAATATATGTCTTGTTGATAAAAAGGAATAACATATTTATTTGTGTATAAATGAGTTTGAATATCTTTTACTGTTTGTTCGTAAATGTTTTTATCAGTGATTGTTTGGGTTTCATCTAAAAGTTTTTTTAGTGTTGTGTCTCCTTGAATGTGAGAATGGCTTTTGGGAGTTTGTTTTCCTTCTTTTTCGAATATT contains these protein-coding regions:
- a CDS encoding ABC transporter substrate-binding protein yields the protein MKKNKNIYISVGVLTFIILIILWWHLFPSKKHEDDKDTIKIAVISDIQGFDITSPENTFSTYSNRYLRLVHDTLLEEKEGKIISKLAKLVESDANQNQDKTLLKFKLRDDILFHNGVNITTDDVIFTIERGHKNKHPQFEEIKAIKRINNIEFEIELKEKTPYWHFTFCNFIRILNKKAVEENEEKGLQIGTGPYKLIEYKSNDEIKMEKFNNYYNKDTIKDSPKTIIFKINKNNDTNLQQVENGSLDACLDYPSHKIQIIKDKLSHSVEVVENKDVSARYLYINKDKTSLETREAISWSLDIEKIISDLEIPAQKLKTFLPETLKGFDNELDAYPTNFLQAKKYVQKLDKTAKKLKIGCITKSEYLFEHKIIEQLRKVGFIIEFAPMDFKALLTEAKKDNSSYNMIFLGENYESKWGHKVLRDYFLTNNNPNNFCHIDNDDKSHIENKLLQVEKETSEEKYTNLLKEISQYIHKEFYVIPLYSYPNYVITSKNIKQGFKSDLFSHFDFTKIIKK
- a CDS encoding ABC transporter substrate-binding protein, translated to MNFKQLLQKYKKQLVIGAEVILFVVMGFVVYKKLFKTTPPRNNFVVAMPNDIVGYDPGNKDHTQSAQGDRLFYCIHSTLVSTNENGDVLPQVAKSWFKVENEDAVVFTLRDDVLFHNGKKLTAKDVKFSFERAKGKQHDEYENIESVEELEGGTKVKLNLKAFPAFAYESIAKQRIISQEAVKQDQTKDQLEGLKVGSGPYQLVSWDSSEKVINLKLFDKYFDKEKIKNSQKEIVFKTISNQDTALLQLSAGTVDAVLDFPVNKVADAKKQKDITVVENAAVKCSYLMMNNQKVELEKRKLIAQALDIEKIITQLELPVKPLKTFIPEGEKGHNPNISYAYNTNTQEVKNQVSQLPNKKIKFGFSAKETPEVANKIKEQLQEVGFEVTLDIPEFNTFKTNLKKGDYDILFMSDMHEMAYGHKVLTDYMTPKKEGDSTQGTWAHISGDQTLKDLLEQSQTNIDLSTYVQKIQQIQTHLDQKKYVVPFYQQNIYFLTSKKVQGLKCDLFTRTDFTKVQLSK